The sequence GGGGTGGTGCCGCAGACCGTGGACGCCGAGGTGACCGGCCAGGTCAGCGTGTGTGCCAGCGATCCGCGCAGCACCCCGGTGCCGCAGCTGGCCGGGCAGGTCGCCACGCTCATGCAGGACCCAGCCGATCAGCTCTGCCTGCCCACTGTGGCCGAGGAGGTGGCCTTCGCCTTGGAGAATCGGGCGGTGCCGGCCGAGCAGATGCCGCCGCGGGTCACCGCCGCACTGCAGGCGGTGGGGGCCGGGCACCTGGGTGGGCGGCGTACCAGTGAGCTCTCCGGTGGGGAGGGGCAGCGGGTCGCGCTCGCCGCTGCTCTGGTGGCCGGCCCGCGGCTGCTGCTCCTGGACGAGCCCACTGCGCTGCTCGATCCGGCCGGTGCCCGCTCGATCGGTGCTCTGCTGGCCGGCCTGGACGGGGCGAGCCTGTTGATCGAGCACCGGTTGGACGAGCTCGGCCCGCTACCCACGCGCTGTGTGGTGTTCGACCGCTGCGGCAGCGTGGTGGCGGATGGGCCGAGCGCGGCCGTGCTCACCTCAGGTGAGGTGGCCGCCACGGGCTCCTGGTTACCGGCGACGGCGGAGCTCACCCGGGTACTGCGGCGTCCGGTCTCCCCGGCTCAGCTAGGTGGCGCACTCACCGAGCTCGCCGGTCGCGCGCCGCGGCCGGCTCCGCGTCCGGCCGGTCCGGTGCTGCTCGCCGCCAGGGACGCCGAGGTGCGGCGCGGGGAGTCCGTGGCGGTGGCCGGGGTGGACCTGGAGCTGCGGGCCGGGCAGATCACCGCAGTGCTCGGGGTGAACGGTTCCGGGAAGAGCTCGCTGCTGCTCGGCCTGGCGGGGTTGCTGCCGGCTGCTGGTGTGCGTGGGCTGGCGCGGGTCGGGATGGTGTTCCAGAACCCCGAGCACCAGTTCCTCACCCGCACCGTCGCCGACGAGATCGGCTACGGGCTGCCGGCCGGTGCTGGTGCTCCTGCTGGTGCTGGTCCCGGTGCTGCGGTCGGGTCGGTGCTGGAGCGCTACCAGCTGACCGGGCTCGCCGCTGCGGACCCGTTCCGGCTCTCCGGCGGTCAGCAACGCCGGCTCTCCCTGGCGGCGATGACCGTGATGGCCGATGACGTGCTGCTCGCCGACGAGCCGACCTTCGGTCAGGACCGGCGCACCGCCGCCGGGATCGGCGCCGAGCTCGCCCGGCTCGCCGGGGAGGGCCGCGCAGTGGTCCTGGCCAGCCACGACCTGCGCCTGGTGGCCGCGCTCGCCGACCAGGTGCTGCTGCTCGCCGGTGGCCGCCCGGTCGCCGTCGGCACTGTGGACGAGGTGCTCACCCCCCGTGCTCGCCCGCGCCGGACTGCACCTGCCGCCGCTGCTGGCCGCCTGGCCTGGCCCGCTCGGTGCGGCCCGGGATGCGCTCGCCCTGCTGGAGCGCGAGGCAGCGCCGGTGGGGGTGGCGGCATGAGTGGCGGCGTCGAGGCGCGACCGCAGCCGGCCGCGAGGGCAAGGGGCAGTGCCAGGGTGCGGGGCAGTGCCCGGCCCGCTTTCGGACGACCGTTGCCGGGGGACTCGGTGCTGCACCGCCGCGATCCCGTGGTCAAGCTCGCTGTGCTGCTGGTGATCTGCCTGGTGCTGACCGCGGTGACCGATCCGGTGACCCCCGCTGTGCTTTACCTGCTCACCTGGCCGGTCGCCCTGGCCGCCGGGCGGATTCCGGCGGGCACCCTGTTGCGCGCCCACCTGCTGTTCGTCGCCTTCGCGTTCAGCCTGCTGATGGTGAACGCGTTCACCCGGCCCGGGCAGGCGGTGGCGCACGTGGGGCCGGCGGCGATCAGCGCCGAGGGCCTGAGCATCGGTGCCGGGCTGGCGATCCGGACCCTGTTCATCGGCGTCGCCTCGGTGACCTTCGTGTTCACCACCGACGGCGCCCGGCTGATGACCAGCCTGCACCAGCACCTGCGTCTGGACGGACGCTTCGCCTACGCGGTGCTGGCTGGCTACCGGCTGCTCGAACAGCTACCGGAGACCTGGGCCACGATCCGGGCGGCCCAGGCGGTCCGCGACCCGCGCCGCCGCGGGATATCCCGGTCGCCGCGGGCACTGACCCGGGCGGCGTTCACTCTGCTGGTCACCTCGCTGCGCCGCGCCGAACGGATGTCGATCGCCCTGGAGACCCGTGGCCTGGGCGCCGGCCGCCGCACGATCGCCGCACCCAGCCCGCTCGGGCGCGCCGATGCCCTGCTGGCCGGGACAGCTCTGGTGAGCACCGCCGTCGTGCTCTATGCCTCCTGGCAGGCCGGCACGCTCCGCGGGCTGGGTGCGCTT is a genomic window of Ruania zhangjianzhongii containing:
- a CDS encoding ATP-binding cassette domain-containing protein, with protein sequence MADLVRTEQLTVTYPGARAPHLRQVSIAVGQDERVLLLGPSGAGKSTLLRTLAGVVPQTVDAEVTGQVSVCASDPRSTPVPQLAGQVATLMQDPADQLCLPTVAEEVAFALENRAVPAEQMPPRVTAALQAVGAGHLGGRRTSELSGGEGQRVALAAALVAGPRLLLLDEPTALLDPAGARSIGALLAGLDGASLLIEHRLDELGPLPTRCVVFDRCGSVVADGPSAAVLTSGEVAATGSWLPATAELTRVLRRPVSPAQLGGALTELAGRAPRPAPRPAGPVLLAARDAEVRRGESVAVAGVDLELRAGQITAVLGVNGSGKSSLLLGLAGLLPAAGVRGLARVGMVFQNPEHQFLTRTVADEIGYGLPAGAGAPAGAGPGAAVGSVLERYQLTGLAAADPFRLSGGQQRRLSLAAMTVMADDVLLADEPTFGQDRRTAAGIGAELARLAGEGRAVVLASHDLRLVAALADQVLLLAGGRPVAVGTVDEVLTPRARPRRTAPAAAAGRLAWPARCGPGCARPAGARGSAGGGGGMSGGVEARPQPAARARGSARVRGSARPAFGRPLPGDSVLHRRDPVVKLAVLLVICLVLTAVTDPVTPAVLYLLTWPVALAAGRIPAGTLLRAHLLFVAFAFSLLMVNAFTRPGQAVAHVGPAAISAEGLSIGAGLAIRTLFIGVASVTFVFTTDGARLMTSLHQHLRLDGRFAYAVLAGYRLLEQLPETWATIRAAQAVRDPRRRGISRSPRALTRAAFTLLVTSLRRAERMSIALETRGLGAGRRTIAAPSPLGRADALLAGTALVSTAVVLYASWQAGTLRGLGALGVFG